A genomic segment from Bacillota bacterium encodes:
- a CDS encoding type II toxin-antitoxin system RelE/ParE family toxin, whose translation MEKKVQYKVVVSDRARQMLAGHVRFLAQKSPTAARKVKNDLMDAIRSLHQMPERFPFLEAEFIPPNKYHKMFVEKWYLILYQIKDQTVYVDYIVDCRQDYGWLVR comes from the coding sequence ATGGAAAAGAAGGTTCAATATAAGGTGGTTGTTTCCGACCGTGCTCGTCAAATGTTGGCGGGCCATGTCCGTTTTCTGGCGCAGAAAAGTCCCACCGCCGCCCGCAAGGTAAAAAACGACCTGATGGACGCTATCCGTTCCCTGCATCAAATGCCGGAGCGTTTTCCATTTCTGGAGGCAGAATTTATCCCTCCGAATAAATATCACAAGATGTTCGTAGAGAAATGGTATTTGATTTTGTATCAGATCAAAGACCAGACGGTGTACGTTGATTATATCGTTGATTGCAGACAGGATTATGGGTGGCTGGTGCGGTAG
- a CDS encoding relaxase/mobilization nuclease domain-containing protein, with amino-acid sequence MATTAIWDVTDRLNRVIDYATNPEKTGNLDFSTTVFQGLQNVLEYTEQDVKTEKQFYVTGINCDPATAYEQMSRTKLQFQKTDGILAFHGYQSFAPGEATPETAHAIGVKLAQELWGDRFEVVVSTHLDKHHLHNHFVLNSVSFMDGKRYYDNNATYALMRQTSDRLCREYSLSVIENPQKGKSRHYAEWKTEQEGKPTWRGLIREDVDKAIAASMTFTQFIAALRKQGYKVKTGVKYMAVRPPGKERFVRLKTLGDDYTEDAIKQRILQNRAPKRPEVLPEPKRKRYAVKGGLNPKKTRKLTGLQALYFHYLYKMGILPKHRASSKRTHFLLREDIRHLDELIAQTKLLCTHHIENKEQLLTYQNGLEQEMAALSDARKSLYHRLRRCKDHEQTAQYKQQISELSRKLSLFRKEVKLCTGILSRSEEMKKKLLQVQQEEIHQGKEEKIYEQRSRRSGPNRQYDP; translated from the coding sequence ATGGCAACCACGGCGATATGGGATGTGACAGACCGCCTTAACCGGGTGATCGACTATGCCACCAATCCCGAAAAAACCGGGAACCTCGATTTTTCAACTACCGTCTTTCAGGGCCTGCAGAACGTGCTGGAATATACCGAGCAGGATGTCAAGACCGAAAAGCAATTCTATGTTACCGGCATCAACTGCGATCCAGCCACCGCCTACGAGCAAATGTCCCGGACAAAGCTGCAATTCCAGAAAACGGACGGCATTCTTGCCTTCCACGGATATCAGTCCTTCGCTCCGGGGGAAGCCACCCCCGAAACCGCCCACGCCATCGGCGTAAAGCTGGCGCAGGAGCTTTGGGGCGACCGCTTTGAGGTGGTGGTTTCCACCCACCTGGACAAACATCATCTGCATAACCATTTTGTGCTGAACTCCGTATCCTTTATGGACGGCAAGCGGTATTACGACAACAACGCCACCTACGCCCTCATGCGGCAGACCTCCGACCGGCTATGCAGGGAATATTCCCTGTCCGTCATTGAAAACCCGCAAAAGGGCAAATCCAGGCACTATGCCGAATGGAAGACCGAGCAGGAAGGCAAACCCACCTGGCGGGGCCTCATCCGCGAGGATGTGGACAAAGCCATTGCCGCATCTATGACCTTCACGCAATTTATCGCTGCTTTACGAAAACAGGGCTACAAGGTAAAAACCGGCGTAAAATACATGGCGGTGCGTCCTCCGGGAAAGGAACGCTTTGTCCGGCTGAAAACCCTGGGTGACGATTACACCGAGGACGCCATCAAGCAGCGGATACTTCAAAACCGCGCCCCGAAGCGTCCGGAAGTCCTGCCGGAGCCGAAGCGAAAACGCTATGCCGTCAAAGGCGGACTTAATCCCAAAAAGACAAGAAAGCTCACGGGCTTGCAGGCGTTATACTTCCACTACCTTTACAAAATGGGCATTTTGCCAAAACATCGTGCGTCCAGCAAACGGACGCATTTTTTATTGCGCGAGGACATCCGCCATTTGGATGAACTCATTGCTCAAACCAAGCTGCTGTGTACTCATCACATTGAGAACAAGGAGCAGCTTCTCACGTACCAGAACGGACTGGAGCAGGAAATGGCAGCCCTGTCCGACGCCCGCAAATCTCTTTATCATCGGCTGCGCCGGTGTAAAGACCATGAGCAAACAGCACAGTATAAGCAGCAGATTTCAGAACTTTCCAGGAAGCTGTCCCTGTTCCGAAAGGAGGTGAAGCTCTGTACGGGCATCCTGTCCCGTTCCGAAGAAATGAAGAAGAAACTGCTTCAGGTTCAACAGGAGGAAATCCATCAAGGAAAGGAGGAAAAAATCTATGAACAGCGGAGCCGACGCAGCGGACCAAATCGTCAATATGACCCTTAA
- a CDS encoding DUF3801 domain-containing protein: MNSGADAADQIVNMTLKGIEVMAKISGEGAKNLATYLYAVLKDQKRTKGKIRLEGLLRSGKELKVFAVRNEDLKKFCQEAKRYGVLYCALRDKNDTDGMCDIMVRAEDASKINRIVERFKLATVDTASIKNEIEKSRAAKQKDNIPHKEGPDEKAPPEKGTPAEKSADDFLHELMAKPDRPEPVKEQPDNPNPTTATAEKPLPSEPTYERSGKAAEGAIELPRRSIREELQEIKAAQKEQAAEPRREPAKEQPQASKQNAKSNRQKSKSKKSKSKAR; this comes from the coding sequence ATGAACAGCGGAGCCGACGCAGCGGACCAAATCGTCAATATGACCCTTAAAGGGATTGAGGTGATGGCCAAAATCTCCGGCGAAGGCGCGAAAAACCTTGCCACCTACCTGTACGCTGTGCTGAAAGACCAAAAAAGGACTAAGGGCAAAATCCGTCTGGAGGGGCTTTTGCGTAGCGGCAAGGAGCTGAAAGTCTTTGCGGTGCGCAACGAGGACTTAAAGAAGTTTTGCCAGGAGGCCAAACGCTACGGTGTCCTCTATTGCGCCCTCCGTGACAAAAATGACACGGACGGCATGTGCGACATCATGGTGCGGGCGGAGGATGCTTCCAAAATCAATCGCATTGTGGAACGCTTCAAGCTTGCCACCGTGGATACGGCAAGCATCAAGAACGAAATCGAGAAATCCAGGGCCGCCAAACAGAAGGATAATATACCGCATAAAGAAGGCCCGGACGAAAAAGCGCCTCCCGAAAAAGGAACGCCCGCCGAAAAAAGCGCGGACGATTTTCTGCATGAACTCATGGCAAAGCCCGACCGGCCGGAGCCGGTCAAGGAACAACCGGACAACCCAAACCCCACGACGGCGACGGCGGAGAAACCCCTTCCGTCCGAGCCTACTTACGAGCGCAGCGGGAAAGCCGCCGAGGGTGCTATTGAGCTGCCGAGAAGATCAATCCGGGAAGAACTGCAGGAAATCAAGGCCGCTCAAAAGGAACAAGCGGCGGAACCCAGGCGCGAGCCTGCCAAAGAGCAGCCGCAGGCTTCAAAGCAGAATGCCAAATCCAACAGGCAGAAATCCAAATCAAAAAAGTCAAAATCGAAAGCGAGGTAA
- a CDS encoding DUF3849 domain-containing protein produces MEELQQKWHEEFRAVLACKNAFMENAALSHSYYDHKLPEFLKEIIQVHGQDRVRQVLAATVNHALWDGRYYRSVKEWAAQVEPFPQFPGHQGEPRHFHEFCINDHPVIVNDTVRLLMKQEKELAHPKRKEPER; encoded by the coding sequence ATGGAAGAACTGCAACAAAAATGGCATGAGGAATTCCGCGCCGTTCTCGCCTGCAAGAACGCATTTATGGAAAATGCGGCACTCTCACACAGCTACTATGACCATAAACTGCCCGAATTCCTAAAAGAAATCATTCAAGTGCATGGACAGGACCGTGTCCGGCAGGTGCTGGCCGCAACCGTCAATCATGCCCTCTGGGATGGAAGGTACTACCGCTCGGTGAAAGAATGGGCGGCTCAGGTTGAACCCTTTCCGCAGTTTCCGGGGCATCAGGGAGAACCACGGCACTTTCACGAGTTTTGCATCAACGATCATCCAGTCATCGTAAACGACACAGTGCGGCTTCTGATGAAGCAGGAAAAAGAGCTTGCCCACCCCAAACGAAAGGAGCCGGAACGATGA
- the mobC gene encoding plasmid mobilization relaxosome protein MobC, which translates to MRKRNIQIIVRLNAKEQQHLAKQVKKSGLSQEAFIRTLINGYVPKELPPPDYYAMMRELHAIGSNLNQIAAKANATGHIDRTVFQYEANRLRKAVLDIQAAVTSPERRENNGNHGDMGCDRPP; encoded by the coding sequence ATGAGAAAACGGAATATCCAAATCATTGTGCGGCTGAACGCCAAAGAGCAACAGCACCTTGCCAAACAGGTTAAGAAATCCGGCCTTTCGCAGGAAGCATTTATCCGTACCCTCATCAACGGTTACGTGCCCAAAGAGCTTCCCCCACCCGACTATTACGCCATGATGCGGGAGCTTCACGCCATCGGCAGCAACTTAAACCAGATTGCGGCAAAGGCAAACGCCACAGGACATATCGACAGGACGGTGTTCCAGTATGAAGCTAACCGGCTCCGCAAGGCCGTGCTGGATATACAGGCGGCGGTCACGTCGCCGGAAAGGAGGGAAAATAATGGCAACCACGGCGATATGGGATGTGACAGACCGCCTTAA